A single window of Coffea eugenioides isolate CCC68of chromosome 7, Ceug_1.0, whole genome shotgun sequence DNA harbors:
- the LOC113777733 gene encoding uncharacterized protein LOC113777733, with translation MPTLNQLIRHGREEKQRTDRTRALDQCPQKEGVCPRVSTRTPKKPNSALRKIAKVRLSNRHDIFAHIPGEGHNLQEHSTVLIRGGRVKDSPGVKSHCIRGVKDLLGIPDRRRGRSKYGAEKPKSI, from the coding sequence ATGCCTACATTAAATCAATTGATTCGTCATGGTAGAGAAGAAAAACAGCGCACGGACCGTACTCGAGCTTTGGATCAATGTCCCCAGAAGGAAGGAGTATGCCCACGTGTTTCAACGAGAACACCGAAAAAACCTAATTCAGCTCTACGTAAGATAGCCAAAGTACGGTTAAGCAATCGACATGATATATTTGCTCACATTCCAGGCGAAGGTCATAATTTGCAGGAACATTCTACGGTCTTAATAAGAGGGGGTAGAGTGAAAGATTCGCCAGGTGTGAAATCCCATTGTATTCGAGGAGTCAAGGATTTGCTGGGAATTCCGGATCGAAGAAGAGGCAGATCCAAATATGGTGCAGAAAAACCCAAATCGATATGA
- the LOC113777734 gene encoding uncharacterized protein LOC113777734: MSEFAPISIYLVMSPLVSLIPLGVPFPFASNSSTYPEKLSAYECGFDPSGDARSRFDIRFYLVSILFIIPDPEVTFFFPWAVPPNKIDPFGSWSMMAFLLILTIGSLYEWKRGALDRE, encoded by the coding sequence ATGTCAGAATTTGCACCTATTTCTATCTATTTAGTGATGAGTCCGCTAGTTTCTTTGATCCCACTCGGTGTTCCTTTTCCATTTGCTTCCAATAGTTCGACCTATCCAGAAAAATTGTCGGCCTACGAATGTGGTTTCGATCCTTCCGGTGATGCCAGAAGTCGTTTTGATATACGATTTTATcttgtttcaattttatttattattcctGATCCGGAAGTaacctttttctttccttgggCAGTACCTCCCAACAAGATTGATCCGTTTGGATCTTGGTCCATGATGGcctttttattgattttgacgATTGGATCTCTCTATGAATGGAAAAGGGGTGCTTTGGATCGGGAGTAA